A genomic segment from Stenotrophomonas maltophilia encodes:
- a CDS encoding TetR/AcrR family transcriptional regulator → MAGRPREFDRDQALRKAMLLFWQHGYEGTSMSALVEALGIASARIYAAFGSKEQLFREAVALYEEGEGGFAPRALEQAALREAIGSMLRDAVLTYTRRGRPHGCLVVSSASSVSPDGEGVRDWLASHRRQRTAAIIARLQQAQAEGQLADDVAVQALGDHFATVLHGISVQARDGISRERLLAMVDVALGPLP, encoded by the coding sequence ATGGCAGGGCGACCGCGCGAATTCGACAGGGACCAGGCGTTGCGCAAGGCGATGCTGCTGTTCTGGCAGCACGGCTATGAAGGCACGTCCATGTCGGCACTGGTCGAGGCACTGGGCATCGCCTCTGCGCGCATCTATGCCGCGTTCGGCAGCAAGGAGCAGCTGTTCCGCGAAGCCGTTGCGCTGTACGAGGAAGGCGAGGGCGGCTTCGCGCCGCGCGCGCTGGAGCAGGCCGCGCTGCGTGAGGCGATCGGCTCCATGCTGCGCGACGCGGTGCTGACCTACACCCGGCGCGGGCGCCCGCATGGGTGCCTGGTGGTGTCCTCGGCCAGCAGCGTGTCGCCTGATGGCGAGGGCGTGCGGGACTGGTTGGCCAGCCATCGTCGCCAGCGCACGGCGGCCATCATCGCGAGGCTGCAGCAGGCGCAGGCCGAAGGACAGCTGGCCGACGATGTGGCGGTACAGGCGCTGGGCGATCACTTCGCCACGGTGCTGCACGGCATCTCGGTGCAGGCCCGTGACGGCATCAGCCGCGAGCGCCTGCTGGCGATGGTCGATGTGGCGTTGGGGCCGCTGCCCTGA
- a CDS encoding sugar phosphate isomerase/epimerase family protein — MQTLKGPSLHLAQFAGDQAPFNSLAGIAEWAAGRGFKALQIPAWDARLFDLATAADSQDYCDDIRGTLAEHGLQVSELTTHILGQLVAVHPAYDELCDGFAPEALRGNPKARSEWAQQQLHLAARASRRLGLQDMGTFSGSFAWPYLFPFPQRPPGLIDAAFDELARRWRPILDTCEDNGINLCYEIHPSEDLHDGTSFERFFERVGQHERCRILFDPSHFVLQQLDYLEYLDIYHPLIRMFHVKDAEFRPSGRQGIYGGYADWTERAGRFRSLGDGQVDFKSIFSKLAQYDYPGWATLEWECCLKDQEAGAREGAAFIRDHIIPVTDKIFDDFAGAPISTAQMQQMLGIA, encoded by the coding sequence ATGCAGACCCTCAAGGGCCCCAGCCTGCACCTGGCGCAGTTCGCCGGCGACCAGGCCCCGTTCAACTCACTTGCCGGCATCGCCGAGTGGGCCGCAGGCCGCGGTTTCAAGGCACTGCAGATTCCCGCCTGGGATGCACGCCTGTTCGACCTGGCCACTGCCGCCGACAGCCAGGATTACTGCGACGACATCCGTGGCACGCTCGCCGAACACGGCCTGCAGGTCAGTGAGCTGACCACCCACATCCTTGGCCAGCTGGTGGCCGTGCATCCGGCCTACGATGAACTCTGCGATGGCTTCGCCCCCGAAGCACTGCGCGGCAATCCGAAAGCCCGCAGCGAATGGGCGCAGCAGCAGCTGCATCTTGCCGCCCGTGCCTCGCGTCGGCTGGGCCTGCAGGACATGGGCACCTTCTCCGGCTCGTTCGCGTGGCCCTACCTGTTTCCGTTCCCGCAGCGCCCGCCGGGCCTGATCGACGCGGCGTTCGACGAACTGGCACGACGCTGGCGGCCGATCCTCGATACCTGCGAGGACAACGGCATCAACCTCTGCTACGAGATCCACCCCAGCGAAGACCTGCATGACGGCACCAGCTTCGAGCGCTTCTTCGAACGCGTCGGCCAACACGAGCGCTGCCGCATCCTGTTCGATCCCAGCCACTTCGTGCTGCAGCAGCTGGACTACCTGGAGTACCTGGACATCTATCACCCGCTGATCCGCATGTTCCACGTCAAGGATGCGGAGTTCCGCCCCAGCGGCCGCCAGGGCATCTATGGCGGGTATGCCGACTGGACCGAACGTGCGGGCCGCTTCCGCTCGCTGGGCGACGGCCAGGTCGACTTCAAGTCGATCTTCTCCAAGCTGGCCCAGTACGACTACCCGGGCTGGGCGACGCTGGAATGGGAGTGCTGCCTGAAGGACCAGGAAGCAGGCGCACGCGAGGGTGCCGCGTTCATCCGCGACCACATCATTCCGGTCACCGACAAGATTTTCGACGACTTCGCCGGTGCGCCCATCAGCACCGCACAGATGCAGCAGATGCTCGGCATCGCCTGA
- a CDS encoding alpha/beta fold hydrolase, producing the protein MTTSLSAGAAGDASLRHHYLRIDGQRVHCVSAGHGEPVLLIPGWPQTWYAWRHVLHALAEAGFEAIAVDPPGIGESDRPTHGYDTGSAATVLHQTMQALGHDRYQVVGHDIGMWIAYALASDQPQAVRQLAVTEAVIPGLAPEPGIFAAPADNIFLWHFMFNQVADLPEALISGRERAYLEFMFDRWSYRRDAVAADTYIAAYSRPGALRAGFAWYRAIPETIRQNKLRAQRRLPMPVLAIGAEHATGDAPMLTLQPHADDVRGSIVPGCGHFIMEEAPQAFLAQLLPFLQEARHAA; encoded by the coding sequence ATGACCACTTCCCTTTCCGCTGGCGCTGCCGGCGACGCTTCCCTGCGCCACCATTACCTGCGCATCGACGGCCAGCGCGTGCATTGCGTATCCGCCGGCCACGGTGAGCCGGTGCTGCTGATTCCCGGCTGGCCGCAGACCTGGTACGCCTGGCGCCACGTGCTGCACGCCCTGGCCGAGGCCGGCTTCGAAGCGATTGCCGTGGATCCGCCGGGCATCGGCGAATCCGATCGCCCCACCCACGGCTACGACACCGGCAGCGCCGCCACCGTCCTGCACCAGACGATGCAGGCGCTGGGCCACGACCGTTACCAGGTGGTCGGGCATGACATCGGCATGTGGATCGCCTATGCACTGGCCAGCGACCAGCCGCAGGCGGTGCGCCAGCTGGCCGTCACCGAGGCGGTGATTCCCGGCCTGGCCCCGGAGCCGGGCATCTTTGCCGCGCCGGCCGACAACATCTTCCTCTGGCACTTCATGTTCAACCAGGTGGCAGACCTGCCTGAGGCACTGATCAGTGGCCGCGAACGCGCCTACCTGGAATTCATGTTCGACCGCTGGTCGTACCGACGCGATGCAGTGGCCGCCGACACCTACATCGCCGCCTACAGCCGTCCGGGCGCATTGCGCGCAGGTTTCGCCTGGTATCGCGCGATTCCGGAAACGATCCGCCAGAACAAGCTGCGCGCGCAGCGCCGCCTGCCGATGCCGGTGCTGGCGATCGGTGCCGAGCACGCCACCGGCGATGCGCCGATGCTGACCCTGCAGCCGCATGCCGACGATGTCCGCGGCAGCATCGTTCCGGGCTGCGGTCACTTCATCATGGAAGAAGCGCCGCAGGCGTTCCTCGCGCAGCTGCTGCCATTCCTGCAGGAGGCGCGCCATGCGGCTTGA
- a CDS encoding alpha/beta hydrolase: protein MRLEPELQQFVDAVASQPLPDDLRELRAISEGALPTLQGAPQPVACVIEHTVIARDGHALEVRLYTPQGLRDGPAPALLFAHGGGWFQCSLAVYDGPCRALANASGCVIAAVGYRLAPEHPFPVPLHDVTDAWQWLQANAEGLGLDPQRLAIGGDSAGGNLAAACCLLLRETGTPQPRHQLLLYPALDAGMGSDSYRDYATGYYLSAELMQRCWQAYLGGQAPPPALASPAHATDLQGLAPASVLSCEHDPLRDEAEQYAHRLQTDGIDCTLERLPGMIHACIHLQGVAASTGMAVQRAGALLRQALA, encoded by the coding sequence ATGCGGCTTGAACCGGAACTGCAGCAGTTCGTCGACGCTGTGGCGTCGCAGCCATTACCCGACGATCTGCGGGAACTGCGTGCGATCAGCGAGGGTGCGCTGCCGACGCTGCAGGGTGCGCCGCAGCCGGTTGCGTGTGTGATCGAACACACGGTGATCGCACGCGACGGGCATGCATTGGAGGTCCGCCTCTACACACCGCAAGGGCTGCGCGATGGCCCGGCGCCGGCCCTGCTGTTCGCGCATGGCGGCGGCTGGTTCCAGTGTTCGCTGGCGGTCTATGACGGCCCTTGTCGTGCATTGGCCAACGCCAGCGGCTGCGTGATCGCGGCAGTCGGCTACCGGCTCGCGCCGGAACATCCGTTCCCGGTGCCCCTGCACGACGTCACCGACGCCTGGCAGTGGCTGCAGGCCAACGCCGAGGGCCTGGGCCTGGACCCGCAGCGCCTGGCGATCGGTGGCGACAGCGCCGGTGGCAATCTCGCCGCCGCCTGCTGCCTGCTGCTGCGCGAGACTGGCACGCCGCAGCCGCGCCACCAGCTGCTGCTGTATCCGGCGCTGGATGCCGGCATGGGAAGCGATTCCTACCGTGACTACGCGACTGGCTACTACCTCAGCGCCGAACTGATGCAGCGCTGCTGGCAGGCCTATCTGGGGGGGCAGGCTCCGCCGCCGGCCCTGGCCTCGCCCGCGCACGCAACCGACCTGCAGGGTCTGGCGCCAGCCTCCGTGCTCAGCTGCGAACACGACCCGCTGCGCGACGAAGCCGAGCAGTACGCGCATCGCCTGCAGACCGATGGCATCGACTGCACGCTGGAGCGGCTGCCCGGGATGATCCACGCCTGCATCCACCTGCAGGGAGTGGCCGCGTCCACCGGCATGGCGGTTCAGCGCGCGGGCGCCCTGCTGCGCCAGGCTCTGGCCTGA
- a CDS encoding SDR family oxidoreductase, whose translation MRLNNKIALITGASAGIGRASALRFAAEGAKLVLNARRPQPLQALAEQIRAAGGEVVVHAADVADPGTAQALVELAQQSFGGLDIALNNAGMLGPGVPAAEFPADAWREVMATNLDAAFHAARAQLPALLARGGGSLVFVGTFVGHTVGFPGMVAYASSKAGLIGLSQVIAAEYGARGVRSNVLLPGGTDTEMGRQAAPTGDARDFVRSLHALKRMAEPEEIANAALFLASDESSFVTGTAMRVEGGVSITRT comes from the coding sequence ATGCGCCTGAACAACAAGATCGCTCTCATCACCGGTGCCAGCGCTGGCATTGGCCGCGCCAGCGCGCTGCGCTTTGCTGCCGAAGGCGCAAAACTGGTGCTCAACGCGCGGCGGCCGCAACCGCTGCAGGCACTGGCCGAGCAGATCCGTGCCGCCGGCGGCGAGGTGGTGGTGCATGCCGCCGACGTAGCTGACCCGGGCACGGCACAAGCGCTGGTGGAACTGGCCCAGCAGTCATTCGGTGGGTTGGACATCGCGCTCAACAACGCTGGCATGCTCGGCCCCGGTGTACCGGCAGCGGAGTTCCCGGCGGATGCGTGGCGCGAGGTGATGGCCACCAATCTCGATGCCGCCTTCCATGCTGCCCGCGCGCAGTTGCCGGCCCTGCTGGCGCGTGGCGGTGGCTCGCTGGTGTTTGTCGGTACCTTTGTCGGCCATACCGTGGGCTTCCCGGGCATGGTGGCCTATGCGTCGAGCAAGGCCGGGCTGATCGGCCTGAGCCAGGTGATCGCTGCCGAGTACGGGGCGCGTGGCGTGCGCAGCAACGTGCTGCTGCCCGGGGGCACCGATACCGAGATGGGCCGGCAAGCGGCACCCACCGGCGATGCCCGCGACTTCGTGCGCTCGCTGCACGCGCTCAAGCGCATGGCTGAGCCGGAGGAGATCGCCAATGCGGCGTTGTTCCTGGCCAGCGATGAAAGCAGCTTCGTTACCGGTACCGCGATGCGTGTTGAAGGTGGGGTGTCGATCACCCGTACCTGA
- a CDS encoding bifunctional transcriptional activator/DNA repair enzyme AdaA has protein sequence MDSTATTALDARVERVCRHLQASLDEPSLQELADIAGCSPTRLHRLFKQATGLTPKQYAAALRADRLRTGLQQQERITDAFHDAGFGSSGRFYENAPKLLGMTPKQWRAGGRGEVIHFALAESSLGSVLVASSATGVVAILLGDDPETLLQSLQQRFRQAELVGADQGYEQLVAQVVGLVEDPSRGATLPLDIRGTAFQQRVWQALQQIPRGQTASYADIAARIGAPRSSRAVARACASNPLAVAVPCHRVVRRDGDLSGYAWGVARKRELLRREKVATG, from the coding sequence ATGGACAGTACCGCCACCACCGCCCTCGATGCCCGCGTCGAACGCGTCTGCCGCCACCTTCAGGCCAGCCTCGACGAACCCTCGCTGCAGGAGCTGGCCGACATCGCCGGCTGCAGCCCGACGCGCCTGCATCGCCTGTTCAAGCAGGCGACCGGGCTGACCCCCAAGCAGTACGCCGCCGCGCTGCGCGCCGATCGCCTGCGCACCGGGCTTCAGCAGCAGGAACGCATCACCGATGCCTTCCACGATGCGGGCTTCGGCTCCAGCGGGCGCTTCTATGAGAACGCACCGAAGTTGCTGGGCATGACGCCGAAGCAATGGCGTGCCGGTGGACGCGGCGAAGTCATCCACTTCGCGCTTGCCGAGAGCTCGCTGGGCAGCGTGCTGGTGGCCAGCAGTGCCACCGGCGTGGTCGCGATCCTGCTCGGCGACGATCCGGAGACGCTGCTGCAGTCATTGCAGCAACGCTTCCGCCAGGCCGAACTGGTCGGCGCCGACCAGGGCTATGAGCAACTGGTGGCACAGGTGGTGGGCCTGGTCGAGGATCCCTCGCGAGGCGCCACGCTGCCGCTGGATATCCGCGGCACCGCCTTCCAGCAACGGGTATGGCAGGCACTGCAGCAGATTCCGCGCGGCCAGACGGCCTCGTATGCCGATATCGCCGCGCGCATCGGCGCGCCCCGATCGAGCCGCGCGGTGGCACGCGCCTGTGCAAGCAATCCGCTTGCCGTGGCGGTGCCCTGCCACCGGGTGGTGCGCCGCGACGGCGACCTGTCCGGCTATGCCTGGGGCGTGGCACGCAAGCGCGAACTCCTGCGCCGGGAAAAGGTCGCCACCGGCTGA
- a CDS encoding NADP-dependent oxidoreductase — MSDSSITSRIVLASRPQGAPGAANFRLEQAALPALADGEVLLRNRYLSLDPYMRGRMDEGPSYAAPVAVGAVMEGQTVAEVLQSNAQGVAVGELVLAPGGWQTHAVLPAKALGRRLDPAGLPLSTALGVYGMPGFTAYSSLHEIARLQPGETLVVAAATGPVGATVAQLAKLQGARVVAIAGGEAKRAYLQTLGVDVALDHRAADFAEQLRAAVPAGIDVYFENVGGHVLDAVLPLLNDFARIPVCGTIATYNDRGVEQPGPDRLPSLFSQILRQRLTVRGFIVHDFNHLWPDFEREMPQWLREGRIQYLEDVVEGLEKAPEAFFGLLKGHNFGKLVVKLD, encoded by the coding sequence ATGTCCGACTCATCGATCACCTCCCGCATCGTGCTGGCGTCGCGTCCGCAGGGCGCACCGGGTGCAGCCAACTTCCGCCTGGAGCAGGCCGCGCTGCCGGCATTGGCTGATGGCGAGGTGCTGCTGCGCAACCGCTATCTTTCGCTGGATCCGTACATGCGTGGACGCATGGATGAGGGCCCGTCGTATGCCGCGCCGGTGGCGGTGGGGGCGGTGATGGAGGGCCAGACCGTGGCCGAGGTGCTGCAGTCCAATGCTCAGGGTGTCGCAGTGGGTGAGCTGGTGCTGGCGCCGGGCGGATGGCAGACCCACGCGGTGCTGCCGGCCAAGGCGTTGGGGCGCCGCCTGGACCCGGCTGGACTGCCGCTGAGTACCGCGCTGGGTGTGTATGGCATGCCGGGCTTCACCGCCTATTCCAGCCTGCATGAAATCGCCCGACTGCAGCCGGGAGAGACGCTGGTGGTGGCCGCCGCGACGGGACCGGTCGGCGCAACCGTGGCGCAGTTGGCCAAGCTGCAGGGCGCGCGCGTGGTCGCCATCGCCGGTGGTGAAGCCAAGCGCGCCTACCTGCAGACGCTGGGGGTGGACGTGGCGCTGGATCATCGCGCTGCTGATTTTGCCGAGCAGCTGCGCGCGGCGGTGCCTGCGGGTATCGACGTGTACTTCGAGAACGTCGGGGGCCATGTACTGGATGCGGTGCTGCCCTTGCTCAACGACTTCGCCCGCATTCCGGTGTGCGGCACCATCGCCACCTACAACGATCGTGGTGTCGAGCAGCCTGGCCCGGACCGCCTGCCGTCACTGTTCAGCCAGATCCTGCGCCAGCGCCTGACCGTGCGCGGTTTCATCGTGCACGACTTCAACCACCTGTGGCCGGACTTCGAGCGCGAGATGCCGCAGTGGCTGCGCGAGGGCCGCATCCAGTACCTCGAGGATGTGGTGGAAGGGCTGGAGAAGGCGCCGGAGGCGTTCTTCGGGCTGCTGAAGGGGCACAACTTCGGCAAGCTGGTGGTGAAGCTGGATTGA
- a CDS encoding lipocalin family protein — protein MPLRPALLACLLLAAFPVIAAEPVRAVEALDIDRYAGQWHEIAHLPVSFQKQCVGEITANYGLRRDGRISVTNACRNGDGERVVAEGVARPVAGHPGQLQVRFVPDWLSWAPLVWADYWVLALDPDYQWALVGEPGRKYLWILSRLPEMERDRFEQLKAKAESMGYDLGPLRLMAPLRDTPAD, from the coding sequence ATGCCTTTGCGCCCCGCCCTGCTCGCCTGCCTGCTGCTGGCCGCCTTTCCGGTGATCGCCGCCGAACCGGTGCGCGCGGTCGAAGCGCTGGACATCGACCGCTACGCAGGCCAGTGGCATGAAATCGCGCATCTTCCCGTCTCGTTCCAGAAGCAGTGCGTGGGCGAAATCACCGCCAACTATGGCCTGCGCCGCGACGGCCGCATCAGCGTCACCAACGCCTGCCGCAATGGTGACGGCGAGCGCGTGGTCGCCGAAGGCGTGGCTCGCCCGGTGGCCGGCCACCCCGGGCAACTGCAGGTGCGCTTCGTCCCCGACTGGCTGAGCTGGGCGCCCCTGGTCTGGGCCGACTACTGGGTGCTGGCACTGGACCCGGACTATCAATGGGCCCTGGTCGGCGAACCCGGCCGCAAGTATCTGTGGATCCTCTCGCGCCTGCCGGAGATGGAGCGCGACCGGTTCGAACAGTTGAAAGCCAAGGCCGAGTCGATGGGATACGACCTCGGGCCACTGCGCCTGATGGCCCCGTTGCGCGATACGCCCGCCGACTGA
- a CDS encoding LEA type 2 family protein: MLHRFRTALIVLCTLALVACNNGIVKRVSEPAASLQQLTVRADGNWTVALRLQNFSSMPMTFDDVSLALTVGDSAAGTLQAKPGISIGGTSADVINVELVPSSAARLVVADALASNRTLAYSLKGTVAATPQEKKQRSFDISSRSTLNQAPGLPGVLR; encoded by the coding sequence ATGCTCCACCGCTTCCGTACCGCCTTGATCGTCCTGTGCACCCTCGCCCTTGTTGCCTGCAACAACGGCATCGTCAAGCGTGTTTCGGAACCGGCGGCCAGCCTGCAGCAGCTGACCGTGCGTGCCGACGGCAACTGGACCGTGGCCCTGCGCCTGCAGAACTTCAGCTCGATGCCGATGACCTTCGATGACGTCTCGCTGGCGCTGACCGTCGGCGACAGTGCAGCCGGCACCCTGCAGGCCAAGCCCGGCATCTCCATTGGCGGCACCTCCGCCGACGTCATCAATGTCGAACTCGTGCCCAGCTCGGCCGCGCGCCTGGTGGTGGCCGACGCGCTGGCCAGCAACCGCACCCTGGCCTACAGCCTGAAGGGAACGGTGGCGGCCACGCCGCAGGAAAAGAAGCAGCGCAGCTTCGACATCAGCAGCCGCAGCACCCTCAACCAGGCCCCCGGCCTGCCCGGCGTGCTGCGCTGA
- a CDS encoding acyl-CoA dehydrogenase C-terminal domain-containing protein, which yields MSSYTAPLSDLRFALHDVLKVEPLFARLGFTDATADVVDAVLEEAGRFSATVLAPLNSVGDEIGCVLDQASGEVTTPPGFKQAYDQFVDGGWTGLTASPELGGQGLPHTLGVPLNEMINAANLAWGNFPLLSHGAIEALKQHGEAWQHEAFLKPLIEGRWTGTMCLTEPHCGTDLGLLKTKAEPNADGSYSITGTKIFITAGEHDLTGNIVHLVLAKLPDAPPGAKGISLFVTPKFKVDREGNVGERNALRCGSIEHKMGIKGSVTCVMNFDGAQGYLVGQPHKGLQAMFTMMNTARLGVGLQGIGLSERAYQNALKYSRERLQSRALSGAKFPDKPADPILVHPDVRRMLLTVKSLVEGSRLLALHAATLIDVAHHAEDAAERERADTLVSFLTPISKACQTEWGIENTYNALQCFGGHGYIREHGMEQLARDARITTLYEGTTGIQALDLIGRKTASSQGAGLKLMLAEIEAFAKEHEGNEALAEFIGPLRAKAAEWGKLTMDVLQRAAGNPDELGAASYDYLFYSGYVVLAYWWARSVAAAHASAHGAAFAQGKRETARFYFARVLPRTLSHAAAIQSGAAPLMTMDDERFGA from the coding sequence ATGAGCAGCTACACCGCCCCGCTTTCCGACCTCCGTTTCGCCCTGCACGACGTGCTCAAGGTCGAACCCCTGTTCGCCCGCCTGGGCTTCACCGATGCCACCGCCGACGTGGTCGATGCCGTGCTGGAAGAAGCCGGCCGCTTCAGCGCCACCGTGCTGGCCCCGCTCAACAGCGTCGGCGACGAGATCGGCTGCGTGCTCGACCAGGCCAGCGGTGAAGTGACCACCCCGCCCGGCTTCAAGCAGGCCTACGACCAGTTCGTCGATGGCGGCTGGACCGGCCTGACCGCCTCGCCGGAGCTGGGCGGCCAGGGCCTGCCGCACACCCTGGGCGTGCCGCTCAACGAAATGATCAACGCCGCCAACCTGGCCTGGGGCAACTTCCCGCTGCTCTCGCACGGCGCCATCGAAGCACTGAAGCAGCACGGCGAGGCCTGGCAGCACGAGGCCTTCCTCAAGCCGCTGATCGAGGGCCGCTGGACCGGCACCATGTGCCTGACCGAACCGCACTGCGGCACCGACCTGGGCCTGCTCAAGACCAAGGCCGAGCCGAACGCCGATGGCAGCTATTCGATCACCGGCACCAAGATCTTCATCACCGCCGGCGAGCACGACCTGACCGGCAACATCGTGCACCTGGTGCTGGCCAAGCTGCCCGACGCCCCTCCGGGCGCCAAGGGCATCTCGCTGTTCGTCACCCCCAAGTTCAAGGTCGACCGCGAAGGCAACGTCGGCGAGCGCAACGCACTGCGCTGTGGCTCGATCGAGCACAAGATGGGCATCAAGGGTTCGGTCACCTGCGTGATGAACTTCGATGGCGCACAGGGCTACCTGGTCGGCCAGCCGCACAAGGGCCTGCAGGCGATGTTCACCATGATGAACACCGCGCGCCTGGGCGTTGGCCTGCAGGGCATCGGCCTGTCCGAGCGCGCCTACCAGAACGCACTGAAGTACAGCCGTGAGCGCCTGCAGTCGCGCGCCCTGAGTGGTGCCAAGTTCCCGGACAAGCCGGCCGACCCGATCCTGGTCCACCCGGATGTGCGACGCATGCTGCTCACGGTGAAGTCGCTGGTCGAAGGCAGCCGCCTGCTGGCGCTGCACGCCGCCACCCTGATCGACGTTGCCCACCATGCCGAGGATGCCGCCGAGCGCGAGCGCGCCGACACCCTGGTGAGCTTCCTGACCCCGATCTCCAAGGCCTGCCAGACCGAATGGGGCATCGAGAACACCTACAACGCCCTGCAGTGCTTCGGTGGCCACGGCTACATCCGCGAACACGGCATGGAACAGCTGGCCCGCGATGCCCGCATCACCACCCTGTATGAAGGCACCACCGGCATCCAGGCACTGGACCTGATCGGCCGCAAGACCGCGTCCAGCCAGGGCGCCGGCCTGAAGCTGATGCTGGCCGAGATCGAAGCCTTCGCCAAGGAACACGAGGGCAACGAAGCGCTGGCCGAGTTCATCGGCCCGCTGCGCGCCAAGGCCGCCGAATGGGGCAAGCTGACCATGGACGTGCTGCAGCGCGCGGCCGGCAATCCGGACGAACTGGGCGCAGCCAGCTACGACTACCTGTTCTATTCGGGCTACGTGGTACTGGCCTACTGGTGGGCCCGCAGCGTGGCCGCCGCCCACGCCAGCGCGCACGGCGCCGCCTTCGCCCAGGGCAAGCGCGAAACCGCTCGCTTCTACTTCGCCCGTGTGCTGCCGCGCACGCTCAGCCACGCCGCCGCGATCCAGTCCGGCGCCGCTCCGCTGATGACGATGGACGACGAGCGCTTCGGCGCCTGA
- a CDS encoding HNH endonuclease, whose protein sequence is METDTTRLGLIEAGAPFSAPGAEASPNATTLHRPGSVRLLSLDAHGRVLDWITWQDAACLYAREAVAWTLGDPCLHIHGGTNRFSGLQSGMDLHPIIAARGHARSRAIDPTPNLTNQALFARDAHLCMYCGQQFSRPTLTRDHVMPLSKGGLDCWENVVTACFHCNSRKSDRTPQQAGMPLLAVPYRPSWIEHLILSNRNILADQMAFLKAQLPKRSKLST, encoded by the coding sequence ATGGAGACAGACACTACACGCTTGGGTCTGATCGAAGCCGGAGCTCCGTTTTCTGCTCCGGGCGCCGAAGCATCGCCCAACGCCACGACGCTGCATCGCCCCGGTTCGGTCCGGCTGCTCTCGCTTGATGCCCACGGACGCGTACTGGACTGGATCACCTGGCAGGATGCGGCCTGCCTCTACGCCCGCGAGGCGGTGGCCTGGACGCTCGGCGATCCCTGCCTGCACATCCACGGCGGCACCAACCGCTTCAGCGGACTGCAGAGCGGCATGGACCTGCACCCGATCATCGCCGCCCGCGGCCACGCCCGCTCGCGCGCAATCGACCCGACGCCGAACCTGACCAACCAGGCCCTGTTCGCCCGCGACGCCCATCTGTGCATGTATTGCGGCCAGCAGTTCAGCCGCCCCACGCTCACCCGCGACCACGTCATGCCGCTGTCAAAGGGCGGGCTGGACTGCTGGGAAAACGTGGTCACCGCCTGCTTCCACTGCAATTCGCGCAAGAGCGACCGCACCCCGCAGCAGGCCGGCATGCCCCTGCTGGCGGTGCCCTACCGGCCCAGCTGGATCGAGCACCTGATCCTGTCCAACCGCAACATCCTGGCCGACCAGATGGCCTTCCTGAAGGCGCAATTGCCCAAGCGCTCGAAACTGAGCACCTGA